The Dokdonia sp. 4H-3-7-5 genomic interval GGTAGGAATGATTATAAACTCGGCAGAAGCAAGTGCGATAGATGCAATGGGGCAGCCGCTTATGGATGTGTCGGATAGTGCTAATCCTGCAGACGATACTGGAGCAGGAGATGACCCTACGGTAACAATGTTTGAAGTAGCTAATATTTCTTTACAGAAAATGGGAGAATACATTGATACTAACCTCAATAATATAGTAGATCAAGGTGACCGTATTGAATACATGTTTACTGTGACAAATACTGGTAACACACCATTGTTTGATGTAAGTGTCGACGATAGCTTAGTAGAGGTAGATGGAGGTCCAATTGATCTCGCAATAGGGGAGACTGACAGTTCTACATTCAGCGCTAGTTATATTCTTACTAATGAGGATGTGGCCAACGGAAGTGTTTTAAACACAGCTACTGTAACTGCAAGAACTGCAAATGGAGCCATTGTAACAGATGTTTCAGATGATCCTACAAACCCTACAGATAATGATGAGAATAATGATGGTGAACCAGATGATCCTACTATTACAGTATTGGATGTAGAGCAAGATTTGGAAATATTCAATGAAATTTCTCCAAATGGCGATGGTGTAAATGAAACCTTTGTTATTCAAGGATTACAAAATTATCCTAACAATGTTCTTCGCATTTATAACAGATGGGGTAATGTTGTTTTTGAAGAAGCAAACTATCAAAATAACTTTGATGGTACTTCAAATGGTCGAGCAACAGTTGAAAGAGGTGAGAAACTGCCAGTAGGAACATATTATTATCTTTTAGACCTTAATGATGGAAGTTCAGGTCGTGCAGGATGGTTATATATAAACAGATAATTTAAGGTGTATAAGCACTAAAAATAAAAAGTATGAATGTAAAGCTTAGAGTATTAATAGTAGGTTTATTAGGTCTATCCTTCCAAACGCTATTTGCGCAGCAAGATCCCCAGTTTACACAATATATGTACAATACATTGAGTGTAAATCCAGCATATGCTGGATCTAGAGGTCACGCTTCTGCGATTGGGGTGTTGAGATCGCAATGGGTTGGTCTTGATGGAGCTCCTAGAACACAGACTTTTTCCTTAGACACTCCAATTGGTGAACATGTAGGTCTTGGTTTGGCAATAGCAAACGATGAACTTGGTCCCTCTAAGGAAACGTATCTAGATCTTAATTTTTCATATACGATAATGACTTCAGACACTCGTAAGCTTTCGTTTGGGTTAAAAGGAGGTGGGCGTTTCTTAGATATTGATTTTTCTAAGGGTAATGCTCAAAGTCAAGATGTACTTTTTCAAAATAATGTGAGTGAATTTTTACCTACTCTAGGAGCAGGTGTCTATTGGCATAATGATCGTAACTATCTTGGGTTTTCAATCCCAAATTTATTTACAGATCAAACCTATGATGATATACAGCAAACTGTAGCTGCCGAAAGACTTCACTTATTTATAATAGGAGGTATTGTTACAGATCTTAGTAGTACGACAAAATTTAAACCAGCTTTCCTTGTAAAGAGTGTTACGGGAGCTCCGCTTATTGTGGATTTATCTGCAAATTTTATGTTTTATGAAAAGCTGAGATTAGGGCTTTCTTATAGATGGGATGATTCTGTAAGTGGTCTTGCAGGATTCCAGATAACACCACAGCTACTGGTAGGGTATTCTTATGATTATACTACTACAGAACTACAGCGATTTAATACTGGAAGCCATGAGATTACAATGAGATTTGATCTTATCTCAAAAACAAAGAAAATTAAATCACCTCGTTTCTTTTAAATTATAAATAATGACAAAGAATATTACGATACTTCTGCTACTTTTTTCTGTCTCTCTCTTTGCACAGAAAACATATAAAAACGCAGATAAGTTATTTGAACAAATGCGCTATGTTGAAGCGGCAGCTGTCTATGAGAAAGCAATAGATAGAGGAGATAATTTTATGGTTCTTCTGCAGAAGGCTGGAGATTCATATTACTTCAATACTAATATGGAGGAGGCTTATAAGTGGTATGATCTGCTTGTGAGTCAATATAGAGATGAAGTCGATGCTGAGTATTTATTTCGATTTGCACACTCACTTCAAGGTATTGGGGATTATAAAGCGGCAAAAAAGTGGATGAAAGCTTTCGCGAAAGCGTCAACTAAAAATGATAAACGTATTGATGATTATGCTCAGAAAGAACGCACTCTGGCAGATGTGCTAGCGATTCCTGCGCAATTTGAGCTTAAAAACTTGTCAATAAATACAGCGTATTCAGATTTTGGACCTGCATATTATGGAAATAAACTTGTGTACTCATCTGCTGTGGATACGTCTTATTATATCAAAAGAAGGTATCATTGGAACGATCAGCCATTTTTAGATTTTTATATAGGACAAATAAACGCTGCCGAGAATGAAGTAAAAAGAGAAAAAATATTTTCTAAGATTATAAATACAAAATATCACGAGGCTACAATTGCTTTTACTAATGATGGTAATCGTATTTACTTTACTAGAAATAACTATGATGGAGATTTAAAAAGAGGAGAGGATGGAATTAGCCATCTTAAATTATATACTGCGGTTAGGAATGACAGTCTAGATAGAAAGGACGACTGGAGTGATGTGCGTGAACTGCCATTTAATAGTAAGGATTACTCTACGGGTCATCCTACGCTTAGTGAAGATGGTAGTAAACTTTATTTTGTGTCAGACATGCCAGGAACAATAGGCGCTACAGATATATTTGTAGTAGATATATTGGG includes:
- a CDS encoding type IX secretion system membrane protein PorP/SprF, with amino-acid sequence MNVKLRVLIVGLLGLSFQTLFAQQDPQFTQYMYNTLSVNPAYAGSRGHASAIGVLRSQWVGLDGAPRTQTFSLDTPIGEHVGLGLAIANDELGPSKETYLDLNFSYTIMTSDTRKLSFGLKGGGRFLDIDFSKGNAQSQDVLFQNNVSEFLPTLGAGVYWHNDRNYLGFSIPNLFTDQTYDDIQQTVAAERLHLFIIGGIVTDLSSTTKFKPAFLVKSVTGAPLIVDLSANFMFYEKLRLGLSYRWDDSVSGLAGFQITPQLLVGYSYDYTTTELQRFNTGSHEITMRFDLISKTKKIKSPRFF